In the Syntrophorhabdaceae bacterium genome, GGGCTCGGTAGCGAAGGTCGGGATGAGCAAACGATCGTGACTGACCAGGATAACCTCATCATCTACAGCGATAAAGACGGAGAGTTCGCAAAGAAAGAACTGCGAGACGCCTGCTATGAATACCTGAAGAACAAAAACAGTAAAGTCTCCCGCAACAAGCTGACCTTCAGGGAGTGTCTCGCTTGCTGGTTCGAGGTCTTCAGTGTGAAGGCTTCCGACATGCTTCATGCCGTTGGATTTGAGCGGTGCAAAGGCGGGGTAATGGCTGCTAACGACAAATGGCGGGGTTCGCTCGCGGATTGGAAAGAGCGGGTTGAAGCGCGCATGACTTATGAACAGGGGGTACTCGATCCTCTCGATCTCATCATCCTCACAGATGCCCGTGCTATTCACGGTGACGCCGCGTTACTCGACGAGTTCCTGCAGCACTTCTTTGCGATGCTTTCGGAGAATAAACGCGTTATGAAGGAGTTCATTCAATCGGCCGTTGTGATGCCGAGTGCGCTCAGCTTCTTCGGAAATTTCAAGGTAGAGAAAGAGGGGGAGCACAAAGGGAAGTTTAATATGAAGCTCTTCGGGTGGGCACCGCTCATCCTTTCGGTGCGCATGACCTCTCTGGCAAACGGTATCTATGAAAAGAACACGATCAAGAGGATTAAACTATTAAGACGGCAACGCGTCATTAAAAAAGATATGGAAAAGGACCTTATAGACGCGTATTGTATATTTGTGCGATTCAGACTTATGAACCAGATCGGCGCGGGTGATGCAAACGTGCAGGACGCCCACTATCTCAGGCCCGACATGTTGGGCCAGGGCGAACAGGAGAAGCTTCGCAAGGCCATGAAGACCGTGGAGTCTTTCCAGAAGTACATGCAGGAAACGCTTCTGTTCGGACAGGCCTTCTAAGGAGGTAATCATGAAAGTTGTGGAACTGATGAACAAGAACGTTGTGACCTGCCATCCTTCGGAAAAACTCCATGTCATCCTCAACAAGTTTGAGCTCTTCAAGATTGCCGGCATACCTGTCGTTGACAAGGGCAAGCTCGTGGGGATCATCTGCCAGAGTGATATCTTGAAAGGGCTCAAGAAAGGCGCCCTTCAGGATCTCGCGGTCCGCGACGTCATGGTAACGGACGTGATCACGGCGCCTTCAACGGAATCTGCCGTTGCCGTCGCTAAGATCATGGTCGACAAAGAGGTAAACAGGGTGCCGATCATAGACAACGGGAAACTCGTGGGCATCGTGACCAGAGGAGATATCATCAAGGCAGTGGCCGAATGCGGCTGAGGTCTTGGACTAATCCAGACATGACAGAACCACGAATACGAAACCAAGAAATCAGAGGACCGTATGAAGATAACTAAAGAAACTGTGGAGTATGTGGCGCATCTCGGAAGACTTGAACTTGCGCCTTCCGAGATAGAACTTTACACGCAGCAGATAAACGATATCCTCGACCACATGGATTCGCTCAGCGCCCTCGATACGGAAGGCATAGAACCGACGAGTCACGCAGTTCCCGTGGAATGCGTGTTGAGAGACGACTCGGTGAGGCCGTCATTCAGTGTGGATGACTCGCTTAAGAACGCACCGGAAAGAACGGGATCGTTCTTCAAGGTGCCGCCGATCATTGAGGTAGAAGATTAGACAAGAAACGAACGTCGCATTCAAAACCTTCGTGAGGAGACAGGGTGAAAAACATTCTTGATATGACCATCACTCAATTGAGAGAGCTTCTAAAGAAGAAAGAAACGACCTCTCAAGAACTGGCCACATTTTAT is a window encoding:
- a CDS encoding putative nucleotidyltransferase substrate binding domain-containing protein: MALNFSLIETFITDRRERMGDKTLMRHERYRMLSELARKLQSTLRNFEIFDSEFASIVVDAIERATDTSELNTCHKLALAKIKAFFNEEETIIDVHDLLRIVRDRLTIKVLELAENEMVREGYGTAPARYLWAGLGSEGRDEQTIVTDQDNLIIYSDKDGEFAKKELRDACYEYLKNKNSKVSRNKLTFRECLACWFEVFSVKASDMLHAVGFERCKGGVMAANDKWRGSLADWKERVEARMTYEQGVLDPLDLIILTDARAIHGDAALLDEFLQHFFAMLSENKRVMKEFIQSAVVMPSALSFFGNFKVEKEGEHKGKFNMKLFGWAPLILSVRMTSLANGIYEKNTIKRIKLLRRQRVIKKDMEKDLIDAYCIFVRFRLMNQIGAGDANVQDAHYLRPDMLGQGEQEKLRKAMKTVESFQKYMQETLLFGQAF
- a CDS encoding CBS domain-containing protein, with amino-acid sequence MKVVELMNKNVVTCHPSEKLHVILNKFELFKIAGIPVVDKGKLVGIICQSDILKGLKKGALQDLAVRDVMVTDVITAPSTESAVAVAKIMVDKEVNRVPIIDNGKLVGIVTRGDIIKAVAECG
- the gatC gene encoding Asp-tRNA(Asn)/Glu-tRNA(Gln) amidotransferase subunit GatC — protein: MKITKETVEYVAHLGRLELAPSEIELYTQQINDILDHMDSLSALDTEGIEPTSHAVPVECVLRDDSVRPSFSVDDSLKNAPERTGSFFKVPPIIEVED